The nucleotide window GACCTACCTCACTCATGAGCATCGATCAGAACGTCGAAGCTAAACTGCTTGATGTCGTTGCTCATTATGTAGCGGATGAACGCGTTGGAATAGGAAGCTGAGAGGACTATCGTCACTTGAATGACTTGACCTGGACGAACTGCTGTTCCGTTATAGCTCCATGCGAGGCTCATGAACACCGAGAGATTGCCTGGGTTCCAGTTGTCCGGGGCTAGGCTCAAGTTAACGTCCTTAACGCTCACACTTTTCAGGTAGAGTGTCACGTTCGCTGATGATCCCGGGGAAATCGTGCCCCAATTGATGTTCATTGTCCTGTTTGTCAAGTTTCTGTCCCAGTAGGCTTCAACTCCCGATGCTTTTATTGTGCCTACGCTGGGTATAGACAAGTCTGACTCGCTTAGGAGCATGGAGACAAACGTGCTCACAACGAGTGTTGCAGCTACTGTAATGATTACTACAAGTATCATCTTTTTCGACGAGCCAATTGAACCAACAAGAGATTTTATTCGCGCTGCCATTAGACCGCCTGCCTATTTGCGACTCCAAGTGTTGAACATTCTGCTGGAGCTTTTTGACCTTGTGGTAAACCATGTCATGGTTTGAGATTTGTCTTCACGACTATCCCGGCAGCTTCCGTTCCCTTCTTACCTTCAACAACGAATCTACCAAGCTCCGGAAATTCAGCAAAGTTCTCCACGCACATGGGTTCAGTAGGCGAAAAGAGTACTAGTCCCACGTCTCCATTTGTCATGACTTCCGGAAACTCGGCGTCAACTGTCAAGCTAACCGGATCAATTCGCTCCAAAATCTCCTCAACTCTGCATCGGACTTCGGCTGTTCCGCAGCGGATAGTAAACACGCTGCCTTTTCGAACCTCAAGATCAGAAAACAAGATAGTCTCGGCTTGAAAACCACTGACAACCTTGGCTCTGTCTTGTGGATAACTGATCACCTCACCTCTCTTGGCGGATCTAACTTCATCTACAACTAGCCCGACAGAATCTCCAGGTTCTCCTGCGTTCACTTCTTTGCCAAACATTTCTATTTTGTGGACAACAGCGGTCTCTCCCGATGGATCAAAGCACACTTTCTTGCCTTCCTCGAGTCGTCCTGTCAAGATTTTGCACACCACGATTTTCTTTCCTTCAATATTATAGATGTCTTGGACGCACGCCCGGAGAGGCTTGTCGATAGGCGGCTCCTCGGACTTGACCGTCGCGTCCAAGGTCTCGACCAAACTCAATCCTTTGTACCAAGGCATCTTGTCAGACTTTCTGAACACGTTCTCGCCGTTAAGTGCTGATAGCGGAACCACTGGCGACCGTGAGTACCCAAGAGAGCCAAGAATCGACAACAAGCCCTCACGCATTTTCTTGAAACCCCCTTCTTCATAGCCAACAGCATCCATCTTGTTGACCGCTACGATCAACTGTTTTATCCCGAGTGTCTTGATCAAGAACGCGTGTTGTTTGGTTTGGTCTTGAATTCCTTCTTTAGCCGAGGCGACCAACACTGCAGCGTCTGCTTGGGATGCACCAGTGAACATTTTCTTTATGAATTCCCTGTGACCGGGGCAGTCAATGATTGTGTACCAGTGGTTTTTGGTTTTGAACGGGGTCTGCACTATATCTATTGTCAGTCCACCTCTTCTCTCCTCCTCAAGTGAATCGAGCAAGAAGGCGAACCTGAAGCCTTCATCTCCAGCCTTTTTTAACTCAGCTTCGACTTCTTGGAGTTTCTGTTCTGGAATGGCATTTGCATCGTACAGGAGTCTCCCGATCAAAGTGGATTTTCCATGATCTTTATGTCCTATTATCACAAGGTTGACTGTGGGCAGGCTCATTTTGGGCACTTTCTTTGCGTTCAGACTGCGTGTGTCTTCCGGTTACATGTAGCCTAAACTTCGAAGCTTCTGCATCATGTACGCCTTTTCCTTGTCCTGTGCGCGTCCAGCTCGCTCTGGGGTTTTGGATGTCTCCAGCTCCTGGACGATTTCATCAATTGTCTGTGCGTTTGAAGGTACAGGCACAGTGCATGGTTGGCAGCCCAAGCTTCGGTAGCGTTTTCCATCCTTAGCGAAGTAGAGGGGGTTCACAGGCAGGTTTTCCTGTTTTACATATTGCCACACGTTCAGCTCTGTCCAATGCAGTATCGGGTGAACTCGCATATGTGAAAAGTCTTCCGATGGCTTCACATAAAGGTCCCAAACTTCGGCAGGTTGGTCCTCGTAATTCCACTTGAAGTTTTCGTCCCTTGGGGAATAGTATCTTTCTTTGGCTCGAATACCGTGCTCGTCGCGCCGAATCGCTAAAAGCAATGCGTCGAATTTTTCTTCGGCTAAGAGATTCTTAAGAGCTTGAGTCTTGAGCAGCGTGCAGCATTCGAATCTGTCCTTCGTTGGCCCGACCCCCGCTTTCATAGCTTCTTCGTTTTTGGCCACGATTAAGTTAAGGTCCCATTCTTTGGCTACTCGGTCTCTGAACTCGTAGATTTCTGGAAACTTGCATCCAGTATCTATGTGGATGACTGGAAACGGAACTCCACCGAAGAAGGCTTTCTTGCAGAGCCAAATCACTGCTGAGGAGTCTTTGCCTGTGCTCCAGAGTGCAGCTGGGTTTTTGAACTGCGCCTTAGCTTCCCTGATCATTGCTATGCTCTTTCTTTCAAGCCCGTTCAGATAAGAATCGATGTTATTGCTCATTGAAGAACTCTCCATGAGCTCCACTTTTTCTGACACAGAAGAGGATGTAGTGATATATAAATGTTATTTCACGTATATATAACTTACAACTCCTACTTGTACCCAAGAGCTTCAAGTCGTCTGTCCCGGTTCTCAGACTCCAGTTCAGGCATGTACTTACGGATCAAAAAGACAATGTATTCTGTTGGGCTACGGTAACCGCTTCCCTCCAAAGCTTTCGAAAGTCTATCATACAATGGCTTGGGGATAGAGAGGTTCACGTATTTTGACATAAGTCGTCCCGATATACATCAGCGATGTCTGTTTAAAAGCGTACGCCTCGGTCAAGATGGTTGAAGCTTCATCGGCTTCCCGTCCATATCCTTTGGAACTTGAACTCCCATCCAAGTGAGTATTGTGGGAGCAATATTCGACAGTTGAACAGCTACGTCGCTGCGTTGGTCCCACCTTGGACCGAGGATGCCCAGAATCCCAGGAACATCCATTGCATCATGTGCGCCATCGTGACCACCATCCCATCGTGGGCTATCATTGACGTACCTCTTGAGCTCATTTCTCTGCGTTATTTCAGGCTGTCGCGCTGCCTGCCATCCAGGATTAAACAGTATGGTTAGGTCTGGGGCCTCTTGTAGGTGTTTGCCCCAATACAGTTCTTCTCGTTTCCTTGTGTCTTTGATTGGTTTTTTTCCGTCTATTCTAACCTTTCTTAGACTGTCCGAGATCGTGGTTCTCAGGGCATCATAATCTCTGTTGGGGTCAATTATTCCGTTGGGCTCTCGACCCTTGACATTGAGCCAGATGTCGCCGTACCCGTAGGAGACAGCCTTGCTCTTTTCTAGGTTTACCTTGCTAGAATCTGAGACAAGAAATCCTGCTTCTTCCAAATAGTTGTTGACAATAACTTCCTGAAAGACGGGGCAGAAACCGTGATCCGAGAGAACCATAAACAAAGTATTTTCGTCCATTGATGATTGAAAGTTGCCAATGATTCTGTCAGCCTTAAGGTAGAAATCTTTGACAAGTCCACTGAACATGTTTTCCTCATATTTTGGGTGAGTTGAATCTACATGCTTCCAGAAGAAATGTTGAATCCGATCCATGCCCATGAAGACCGCCATGAAAAAGTCCCATTCTTCCTCTTGAACGAGGTAAAAGCATATGTCAGCCATCTCATCGGTGATCCTGTTCACTTCCTCGAAAAACCGATCTGGATCGCTGCTAACTCGATCCAGAACATCAGTCGGCAGGTCCCCAACTAACCTGTCCGTCCCGAATATTTGCTCTATCTTTGACTTCAGACTTGCTGGATGCGGAACTCCCTCCATTGTTGACATGAACCCTGGGATTATGAATCCATTCAGATTTTCTATGTCGCACATCGGGACGTTGACAACGCCGACACGCTTTCCAGCCGCGCTAAGCAAGTTCCACAAGGTCTTTGATTCAAGCCTTTGTGGGTCGACGACTTGTCTTTCATAGGTGCCGGCTTTCCTGAACGCGAAGCTGAAGACTCCATGGTTGCCTGGGTTTTGCCCAGTCATGAAAGTTGTCCAAGCGACAGGTGTTTGGGCTGGAATCGGAGGTATAGTTTCCCCAAGAAGTCCTTTTTCCCTGAACTTCGCGAGATTCGGAAGACTGCCTATCCATTGTTCGATGAGTTTGGGCGATGCTCCGTCAAAGCCTATGACCAAAGTCTTGTTTTTCTGATATGCCAAGAAGATGAGGTCTCCATCGTGATGTTGGTTGAGGTTTGATGGGGATAAGAAGCCTTGTGGATTCTTGATATTGACCTAGACGCCAAAACGAATATACTTTAGTTCACGGTTTCCGTATATTTGGAGTACGAAGAGACGACAAGATTTATTAAGTCTTCCTACATTGGATGCGGTTGGTGGGCCATGTTTACTAAAAGAGTCAGAGTCTTCTTCTCAACGGTTACCAAACGCGACTTCTCAAACGTTGCCTTGCCATTAGCTGCATTATGGTTTTCCATCCGCGTTGCACCAAAGCCCAGTCGCGCGTTGTATCCGTGCCAACAGGCAACTCTCAGCCTGTTTCTCGCCAAACTGGGAATTTCTCTCTCCGCACTTATTCTGTCGTCAACGTCCCTCTTCAACAGAAGATCAATCAAAACCGTGGGTATGTTAGCGTTGGTTGGAGTTGCACTCACTGAGCCCCTGACAGAAGTCTATTTCCAATATAGATTCAGCGTTGCCAGCGGTCCACAATTGACCCTAAGCAACATAACATACGGGTTTCCAACACAGCGAGTCATCAGAGTTCACAGCAATAACGCCACAAGCTGGGACTTCTCAACCAGCTATTACTGGGAAAACATTGACCAATCAGTGATCGACAGAATGGTGGAAGAAGGAGTAAAAGCTCTCACTGGAGCTTCAGACGCGCAAACTGCTTGGCAGACAATAATGTCAGCATATGCAGCGGGGAACAGAGTTGGAATCAAAGTCAACGGCAATGACTGGTGGAACACCGATCACCGGGAAATTGATTCGATACCTCAGATAGTGAACAGCGCAATTAAGGGGCTGAAGAGCATAGGAGTTCCTGAATCTGACATATACATAATTGAAAACACAGACCCCGATATCACCTGGAGGAGGATACCGGACTATTACAAGAACAAAATCATCGCTCTGTATCCTAACGTGGTCTTTCGATACGACACAGACATCAATCCAACTTTTGGAACGGTCGCAGGCACGACTGTCAATTTTCCATACTCGCCAGGTTCAAAAAGAATCAATGATCAAATCGCAGGTATGGATCACTTGATACTCATGCCCATAATGAAAGCCATTACTCCATCATGGGGAGTAACAGGCTCGATCAAACTTATGCAAGGAGTGATTGAAGACGTAAGCTCTTTTCATGGCCAGTTGATTAGAGCAACGGCGGATAACCCAGACGTGCTTATTTACCAAAACCAGCACATCAACGACAAGACAAGGTTGATTCTCGCAGACGGATTATACGGAGCTTGGACCGGACAACACTTCACCGGGGGCTACGGAGGAACAGACACCCTCACTACACAAGTAAATGACATTCCCAAACGTTGGCTTACATTCAACAACGACGCACCAAGCGTCCTCTTCTTCGGCGTTGACCCCGTGGCCATCGACAGCATAATGTACGACCATATTCTCGCAGAAAGAAATGCTCAAGATCAAATCGCGGGGCAGACGCTTGCTGCTCTCAATGAGCCACAGCTTCTGGCTGGCGAAGCAGCAGGACTGGGGATTCGAGAGCACGATCCACCATACAGTAACATTGACTACACTGAAATTGAGTTAGGAGCGGCACCGCCCACAACTCACGACCTGGCGGTCACGGGCGTTGTAGCCGCACCTACGAACGTAATGAGGGGTGGACTTGTAAACGTAAACGTTACTGTGACCAACCAAGGAAACGCGCAGGAGATTTTCAACGTTACTCTGTACTATGATAATGAAGTCGTCGGGAAACGAACAGGAATATCGCTGGCAGCTGGAAACAGCAGACTCGTGGGCTTCTCATGGAACACGAGCGGAGTCGGCGAGAGCACCTATACGCTTAAGGCAGAGGTCAGCGCCGTGCAGGGCGAAACTGATCTAAGTGACAACGTGTTCATCGATGGAACGGTTACCGTCAATCCACTGGAGATTCATGATGTCGCCATTACAGGTGTCTCTGCATCTCCAATCACGGTCTTTCCGGGAGAAACCGTTAACGTTACTGCTGTAATCCACAATGAAGGCACGTATGCCGAGACTTTTACAGTAGCAGCCTACGCAAACTCGACGCTCATTGGCTGGAGAAATCTGGCTTTGGCAGCTGGAGAATCATCAACCGAGGTTTTCTCTTGGAACACAACCGGATCACTTGGGGTCTATATAATCAAGGCAAATGCCAGTGTTGTTGCAGGTGAAATTGACATCGCTGACAACGTACGTCAGTTCGATGGTGCCGTAGCCGTTTTCACACATGCGGTTCAGTTTCCTGTAGCATCGTTTACTTCTCTGCCAAACAGACCCCTGATCGGCGAGAATGTCACTTTTGACGCCGCTGGCAGTTATGACCCTGACGGCATTATCACGTCATATTTATGGGATTTTGGCGACGGAACCCAAGGGAGCAGCGCCATAGTGACCCATGCCTATAATTCAAACGGGAACTTCACGATCACTC belongs to Candidatus Bathyarchaeia archaeon and includes:
- a CDS encoding GTP-binding protein, with the protein product MSLPTVNLVIIGHKDHGKSTLIGRLLYDANAIPEQKLQEVEAELKKAGDEGFRFAFLLDSLEEERRGGLTIDIVQTPFKTKNHWYTIIDCPGHREFIKKMFTGASQADAAVLVASAKEGIQDQTKQHAFLIKTLGIKQLIVAVNKMDAVGYEEGGFKKMREGLLSILGSLGYSRSPVVPLSALNGENVFRKSDKMPWYKGLSLVETLDATVKSEEPPIDKPLRACVQDIYNIEGKKIVVCKILTGRLEEGKKVCFDPSGETAVVHKIEMFGKEVNAGEPGDSVGLVVDEVRSAKRGEVISYPQDRAKVVSGFQAETILFSDLEVRKGSVFTIRCGTAEVRCRVEEILERIDPVSLTVDAEFPEVMTNGDVGLVLFSPTEPMCVENFAEFPELGRFVVEGKKGTEAAGIVVKTNLKP
- the cysD gene encoding sulfate adenylyltransferase subunit CysD gives rise to the protein MSNNIDSYLNGLERKSIAMIREAKAQFKNPAALWSTGKDSSAVIWLCKKAFFGGVPFPVIHIDTGCKFPEIYEFRDRVAKEWDLNLIVAKNEEAMKAGVGPTKDRFECCTLLKTQALKNLLAEEKFDALLLAIRRDEHGIRAKERYYSPRDENFKWNYEDQPAEVWDLYVKPSEDFSHMRVHPILHWTELNVWQYVKQENLPVNPLYFAKDGKRYRSLGCQPCTVPVPSNAQTIDEIVQELETSKTPERAGRAQDKEKAYMMQKLRSLGYM
- a CDS encoding alkaline phosphatase family protein encodes the protein MAYQKNKTLVIGFDGASPKLIEQWIGSLPNLAKFREKGLLGETIPPIPAQTPVAWTTFMTGQNPGNHGVFSFAFRKAGTYERQVVDPQRLESKTLWNLLSAAGKRVGVVNVPMCDIENLNGFIIPGFMSTMEGVPHPASLKSKIEQIFGTDRLVGDLPTDVLDRVSSDPDRFFEEVNRITDEMADICFYLVQEEEWDFFMAVFMGMDRIQHFFWKHVDSTHPKYEENMFSGLVKDFYLKADRIIGNFQSSMDENTLFMVLSDHGFCPVFQEVIVNNYLEEAGFLVSDSSKVNLEKSKAVSYGYGDIWLNVKGREPNGIIDPNRDYDALRTTISDSLRKVRIDGKKPIKDTRKREELYWGKHLQEAPDLTILFNPGWQAARQPEITQRNELKRYVNDSPRWDGGHDGAHDAMDVPGILGILGPRWDQRSDVAVQLSNIAPTILTWMGVQVPKDMDGKPMKLQPS
- a CDS encoding PKD domain-containing protein, with amino-acid sequence MFTKRVRVFFSTVTKRDFSNVALPLAALWFSIRVAPKPSRALYPCQQATLSLFLAKLGISLSALILSSTSLFNRRSIKTVGMLALVGVALTEPLTEVYFQYRFSVASGPQLTLSNITYGFPTQRVIRVHSNNATSWDFSTSYYWENIDQSVIDRMVEEGVKALTGASDAQTAWQTIMSAYAAGNRVGIKVNGNDWWNTDHREIDSIPQIVNSAIKGLKSIGVPESDIYIIENTDPDITWRRIPDYYKNKIIALYPNVVFRYDTDINPTFGTVAGTTVNFPYSPGSKRINDQIAGMDHLILMPIMKAITPSWGVTGSIKLMQGVIEDVSSFHGQLIRATADNPDVLIYQNQHINDKTRLILADGLYGAWTGQHFTGGYGGTDTLTTQVNDIPKRWLTFNNDAPSVLFFGVDPVAIDSIMYDHILAERNAQDQIAGQTLAALNEPQLLAGEAAGLGIREHDPPYSNIDYTEIELGAAPPTTHDLAVTGVVAAPTNVMRGGLVNVNVTVTNQGNAQEIFNVTLYYDNEVVGKRTGISLAAGNSRLVGFSWNTSGVGESTYTLKAEVSAVQGETDLSDNVFIDGTVTVNPLEIHDVAITGVSASPITVFPGETVNVTAVIHNEGTYAETFTVAAYANSTLIGWRNLALAAGESSTEVFSWNTTGSLGVYIIKANASVVAGEIDIADNVRQFDGAVAVFTHAVQFPVASFTSLPNRPLIGENVTFDAAGSYDPDGIITSYLWDFGDGTQGSSAIVTHAYNSNGNFTITLTVIDYEGLFDLERKSIVVQGIPQASFTYLPAAPRADQVVAFNASLSRPIGGTILSYHWDFGDGTTVNESSSVVEHSFSLPQVYTVTLNVTDTEGLWDTESQYVVIIKPPRASFVAYPSSAFVGETVTFNAEASVPEGGTIIAYSWSFGEGARTSGNSPTSTHVFQAKGTYDVALNVTDSEGLWDTEVAQIVVEEKPLQPWQSNNFILILIISVVIVVALASVLFLKRRL